The Candidatus Methanomethylicota archaeon DNA segment ATATACCTAAATCCGCATAAAACCATGGATTACCAGTACCATCAACCACAAAGCCACCTTTAATAAGCAAATCAAACTCCATAAACCATCACAATCACATATACCCTCCAATCCTTAAAAACCCCACTAAACAGCATTTCCCAGGAATCCGAAATAGAATTTACAATAAATAGATGAAGAAGCGGAAAAGATACTACAATACGAAGACAAATTATTTGGCAAGTGGGTTTGGAAATCGAGAACGGAAAATGAGGGCGAAAGGGAGCATAATCGAATAAATCTTAATCTTCAATTTTTACTAATTTGTGTGATGGAGCTTAATAACTGCCGCATTACTATTATTGCTATGATAAGTGTATGCGTTTTTATTTGAGGAGTCAAATGAATCATGCTATAAAAATTCTGAAATTACATAGTTAACAATCACTTTTAATCTTCTTTATGACCTTTTCAATTTCCTTTTCGCTTATGTGAAAGCCACGGTATGGGAGTTTCATAACAATTTCTACAGCCTTTTCCTTGCTAATAATATTGTTTGCCTTAAGCTGGAGTATAATCCAGAGGGTGCCATGTCTTTCTAAGCCTAATTCTTCAGCAGCCTTTCTTCCTTTTTTATCATCTATTATGGCGATTATTGATGATTGAGTGTTTTGTTGAGTTAGTGAGGATACAGTTGCTAAGACGCTCAGTTCACCTGGTCCTAAGCTGGGCCTTATTACGCTTAATTCGTTCAAAGTCTCCTCAGGTGTTTTAAGTATTCTGAAGATTTGTTTAAGAAGTTCTTCGCTCTTT contains these protein-coding regions:
- a CDS encoding DUF3368 domain-containing protein, producing the protein MTENGSKRRVIMVFNTSVVSELFHVSILEKLKDYSNSVGHSIEYVLPDIVFNELKKDRIIGKSEELLKQIFRILKTPEETLNELSVIRPSLGPGELSVLATVSSLTQQNTQSSIIAIIDDKKGRKAAEELGLERHGTLWIILQLKANNIISKEKAVEIVMKLPYRGFHISEKEIEKVIKKIKSDC